The proteins below come from a single Alligator mississippiensis isolate rAllMis1 chromosome 2, rAllMis1, whole genome shotgun sequence genomic window:
- the MPEG1 gene encoding macrophage-expressed gene 1 protein yields the protein MSTILEILLSWTLVVCIKGAEKPPRPAPAAGFQDCKKALKLPGLEVLPGGGWDNLRNLDMGRVINLGYSLCRTTEDGYYIIPDEVFTIPRKQSNMEMNSEIMESWMDYQSTTSASINVELSLFSSVNGKFSSDFRRMKTHQVKDRAVTTRVQVRNLFYTAKFDPGAALDKGFQKQLFTIASHLENNQTRMADFLAEILVLNYGTHVITSVDAGASLVQEDQIKTTFFKDSLFMRSAITASARASFHDVVDFKDSGSVAMQDSFTKQYLANRTNSRIESIGGIPFYPGITLKTWQAGTTNQLVAIDRSGLPLHFFINPYCLPGLPNPTVKRLARKVESAIRRYYTFNTYPGCTDPSSSNFNFHANADDGSCEGAETNFTFGGAYQECAQLEGPDTAVLCQGLEQKNPLTGAFSCPVGYTPVRLSTQEREEGYSHLECHNNCVLGFFCKRVCRDVFWLSKVQFSAYWCARRQALGNSGYLFGGLFSSRSVNPLTNAQSCPSGYIQLRLFDQLKLCVSTDYEAGLRYSVPFGGLFSCEMGNPLAGNHKGTLDDPYVKRCPAGFSQHLALISDGCQVEFCVQANLFTGGSLPPARLPPYTRPPAMSLVATDTVLVTSGDGEHSWIKDAQTQLWRLGDPSEVQHNIKLSGGSGRGLAGGKVAGLTVAITTGLAGLIALAVYGTRRYKKRGYCTVAEGQGLIPERAEYSVEAELGESYQQDPESETA from the coding sequence ATGAGCACGATTCTGGAGATTCTTCTCTCCTGGACGCTGGTGGTTTGCATAAAAGGGGCAGAGAAGCCTCCTAgaccagcacctgcagcagggttTCAGGACTGTAAGAAAGCCCTGAAGCTTCCTGGTCTGGAggtcctgcctggtgggggctgggacaacCTGAGGAACTTGGACATGGGGAGAGTGATCAACCTGGGCTACTCACTGTGCAGGACCACAGAGGACGGGTATTATATCATCCCGGATGAGGTCTTTACCATCCCTCGCAAGCAGAGCAACATGGAGATGAACTCGGAGATCATGGAGTCCTGGATGGATTACCAGagcaccacctctgcctccatCAATGTGGAGCTCTCCCTTTTTTCCTCTGTCAATGGCAAGTTCTCCAGTGACTTCCGCAGGATGAAAACCCACCAGGTAAAGGACCGGGCTGTAACAACCAGGGTTCAAGTCAGGAACCTATTCTATACTGCCAAGTTTGACCCTGGGGCAGCCCTGGATAAAGGGTTCCAGAAGCAGCTGTTCACCATTGCCAGCCACTTGGAGAACAACCAGACCCGGATGGCTGACTTCCTGGCAGAGATCTTGGTACTGAACTATGGCACTCATGTCATAACCTCAGTGGatgctggagccagcctggtgCAGGAAGATCAAATCAAGACCACCTTCTTCAAGGATAGTTTGTTTATGCGGAGTGCCATTACTGCCTCAGCACGGGCCTCCTTCCATGATGTTGTTGACTTCAAGGACAGTGGATCGGTGGCAATGCAAGACAGCTTTACCAAGCAGTACCTGGCCAACCGCACCAATTCCAGGATAGAGAGTATTGGAGGCATCCCTTTTTACCCTGGTATCACGCTCAAGACCTGGCAAGCGGGCACAACCAACCAGCTGGTGGCTATTGACCGCTCTGGCCTGCCTTTACATTTCTTCATCAACCCATACTGTTTGCCAGGGCTACCCAACCCTACGGTGAAGAGGTTGGCCAGGAAGGTGGAATCAGCCATCCGCCGCTACTACACCTTCAACACCTACCCTGGTTGTACTGACCCATCCTCATCCAACTTCAACTTCCATGCCAATGCAGATGATGGCTCCTGTGAGGGAGCTGAGACCAACTTCACATTTGGTGGTGCCTACCAGGAGTGTGCCCAGCTTGAGGGCCCTGACACTGCAgtgctgtgccaggggctggagcagaagAACCCACTCACTGGGGCATTCTCCTGTCCCGTGGGCTACACCCCAGTCCGACTGAGCACCCAGGAGCGGGAAGAAGGCTACAGCCATTTGGAGTGCCACAACAACTGTGTGCTGGGCTTTTTCTGCAAAAGAGTTTGTAGGGACGTGTTCTGGCTCTCCAAGGTGCAGTTCAGTGCCTACTGGTGTGCAAGACGACAGGCCCTTGGGAACTCCGGATACCTCTTTGGTGGCCTGTTCAGCAGCAGGAGTGTCAACCCCCTAACTAATGCCCAGTCCTGTCCTTCTGGTTACATCCAGCTGAGACTCTTTGACCAGCTCAAACTGTGTGTCAGTACAGATTATGAAGCAGGGCTCCGGTACTCAGTGCCTTTTGGAGGGCTCTTCAGCTGTGAGATGGGGAACCCTCTGGCAGGAAACCACAAGGGAACACTAGATGACCCCTATGTGAAGCGATGCCCAGCTGGATTCAGCCAGCACTTGGCACTGATCAGCGATGGGTGCCAGGTAGAGTTCTGCGTTCAGGCCAACCTCTTCACTGGGGGATCCCTGCCTCCTGCACGGCTACCTCCGTACACTCGCCCACCAGCCATGAGCCTGGTGGCCACTGACACTGTCCTGGTGACCAGTGGTGATGGGGAGCACTCCTGGATTAAGGATGCCCAGACCCAGCTCTGGCGGCTGGGGGACCCATCTGAGGTACAGCACAACATAAAGCTGagtgggggctcaggcaggggaCTGGCAGGAGGGAAGGTGGCTGGCCTTACAGTAGCTATTACCACTGGCCTGGCTGGCCTCATTGCCCTGGCTGTCTATGGCACTAGGAGGTATAAGAAAAGAGGGTACTGCACggtggcagaagggcagggcctgatcccagagAGAGCCGAGTATAGTGTGGAGGCTGAGTTGGGCGAGAGCTACCAACAGGATCCTGAGAGTGAAACAGCTTGA